From a single Cupriavidus taiwanensis LMG 19424 genomic region:
- the nuoK gene encoding NADH-quinone oxidoreductase subunit NuoK, with translation MLSLAHFLVLGAILFAISIVGIFLNRKNVIVLLMAIELMLLAVNINFVAFSHYLGDLAGQVFVFFILTVAAAESAIGLAILVVLFRNLDTINVDDLDTLKG, from the coding sequence GTGCTCTCTCTCGCTCATTTCCTCGTGCTCGGTGCGATCCTGTTTGCGATCAGCATCGTCGGCATCTTCCTGAACCGCAAGAACGTGATCGTGCTGCTGATGGCGATCGAACTGATGCTGCTTGCGGTGAACATCAACTTCGTCGCCTTCTCGCATTACCTGGGCGACCTGGCAGGACAGGTTTTCGTTTTCTTCATCCTCACGGTGGCCGCCGCCGAGTCGGCAATCGGTCTCGCCATCCTGGTTGTGCTGTTCCGCAACCTGGATACGATCAACGTGGACGACCTGGACACCCTCAAGGGCTGA
- a CDS encoding NADH-quinone oxidoreductase subunit M — translation MVLSFSIWLPVFFGLLILAFGSDRSPGFVRWMSLFGSIASFVVTLPLVFHFDRATAAMQFVEKASWIERFNIHYLLGVDGLSMWFVVLTAFITVIVVISAWEVITERVAEYMASFLILSGLMVGVFCALDGMLFYVFFEATLIPMYIIIGVWGGPNRVYAAFKFFLYTLLGSLLTLVALLYLYNKTGTFDILQWHQAKLSMNEQIALFLAFFVAFAVKVPMWPVHTWLPDAHVEAPTGGSVVLAAIMLKLGAYGFLRFSLPIAPDASHYLAPFIITISLIAVIYIGLVALVQADMKKLVAYSSIAHMGFVTLGFFIFSDIGVEGGIIQMISHGFISGAMFLCIGVLYDRVHSRQIADYGGVVNTMPKFAALSVFFAMANCGLPATSGFVGEFMVILGAVKFNFWIGLLAATALILGAAYSLWMVKRVIFGDVVHQHVRELADLNKREFVMLGLLAIMTLYMGLHPKPFTDVMHPSVVNLLQHAAQSKL, via the coding sequence ATGGTTCTGTCTTTCTCAATCTGGCTGCCTGTCTTTTTCGGCCTGCTGATCCTCGCCTTCGGCTCGGACCGCAGCCCCGGCTTCGTGCGCTGGATGTCGCTGTTCGGCTCCATCGCCAGCTTCGTCGTCACGCTGCCGCTGGTGTTCCACTTCGATCGCGCCACCGCGGCGATGCAGTTCGTCGAGAAGGCGAGCTGGATCGAGCGCTTCAACATCCACTACCTGCTGGGCGTTGACGGCCTGTCGATGTGGTTCGTGGTGCTGACCGCCTTCATCACGGTGATCGTGGTGATCTCGGCCTGGGAAGTGATCACCGAACGCGTGGCCGAGTACATGGCGTCGTTCCTGATCCTGTCGGGCCTGATGGTCGGCGTGTTCTGCGCGCTGGACGGCATGCTGTTCTACGTGTTCTTCGAGGCCACGCTGATCCCGATGTACATCATCATCGGCGTCTGGGGCGGCCCGAACCGTGTCTACGCGGCCTTCAAGTTCTTCCTGTACACGCTGCTGGGCTCGCTGCTGACGCTGGTCGCGCTGCTGTACCTGTACAACAAGACCGGTACCTTCGACATCCTGCAATGGCACCAGGCCAAGCTGTCGATGAACGAGCAGATCGCGCTGTTCCTGGCGTTCTTCGTCGCCTTCGCGGTTAAGGTGCCGATGTGGCCGGTGCACACCTGGCTGCCGGACGCCCACGTCGAAGCGCCGACCGGCGGCTCGGTGGTGCTGGCGGCGATCATGCTGAAGCTGGGCGCCTACGGCTTCCTGCGCTTCTCGCTGCCGATCGCGCCTGACGCCAGCCACTACCTGGCCCCGTTCATCATCACCATCTCGCTGATCGCGGTGATCTACATCGGCCTGGTGGCACTGGTGCAGGCCGACATGAAGAAGCTGGTGGCGTATTCGTCGATCGCCCACATGGGCTTCGTCACGCTGGGCTTCTTTATCTTCAGCGACATCGGCGTCGAAGGCGGCATCATCCAGATGATCTCGCACGGCTTTATCTCGGGCGCGATGTTCCTTTGCATCGGCGTACTGTATGACCGTGTGCATTCGCGCCAGATCGCCGACTACGGCGGCGTGGTCAACACCATGCCCAAGTTCGCCGCGCTGTCGGTGTTCTTCGCCATGGCCAACTGCGGCCTGCCGGCCACCTCGGGTTTCGTCGGTGAATTCATGGTGATCCTGGGCGCGGTCAAGTTCAACTTCTGGATCGGCCTGCTGGCCGCCACCGCGCTGATCCTGGGCGCCGCCTACTCGCTGTGGATGGTCAAGCGCGTCATCTTTGGCGACGTCGTGCACCAGCACGTGCGCGAGCTGGCCGACCTGAACAAGCGCGAGTTCGTCATGCTCGGCCTGCTGGCCATCATGACGCTGTACATGGGCCTGCACCCGAAGCCCTTTACCGACGTGATGCACCCGTCCGTGGTCAACCTGCTGCAGCACGCGGCGCAGTCGAAGCTGTAA
- the nuoL gene encoding NADH-quinone oxidoreductase subunit L, protein MATTLNPNLLLAIPLAPLVGSAIAGLFGTKFFGLFSSESRGGRIVAHTSTILGVAIACVLSVMVLLDVMNGAGYNGTVYEWMAIGSLKMEVGFLVDSLTAMMMVVVTFVSLMVHIYTVGYMDGDPGYNRFFAYISLFTFSMLMLVMSNNFLQLFFGWEAVGLVSYLLIGFWYTRPTAIFANLKAFLVNRVGDFGFILGIGLLLAYAGSMNYTEVFAARDQLATVVFPGTDWMMITVACICLFIGAMGKSAQFPLHVWLPDSMEGPTPISALIHAATMVTAGIFMVARMSPLFELSDTALSFVLVIGAITALFMGFLGIIQNDIKRVVAYSTLSQLGYMTVALGASAYSVAVFHLMTHAFFKALLFLGAGSVIIGMHHDQDIRNMGGLRKYMPITWITSLVGSLALIGTPFFAGFYSKDSIIEAVAESHIAGSGFAYFAVLAGVFVTAFYSFRMYFLVFHGKSRWGQNHAHQHHEGDHEDEEVSHDHHHGLSAGETPHESPWVVTLPLVLLAIPSVIIGAIAIEPMLFGNFFKMGVAFKDVIFVGENHHAMAELKEAFHGWVPMAIHSLTTPVLWLAIAGVVLSWFFYMKRPDIPEAIKNRFSGLYKLLDNKYYMDAINQAVFARGARLLGTGLWKGGDQSLIDGLFVNGAARVVASFASASRYLQSGYIYHYAFAMIVGMLVLLTLTVTGVIGTK, encoded by the coding sequence ATGGCAACCACGCTCAACCCCAACCTGCTGCTTGCGATCCCGCTGGCGCCGCTAGTCGGCTCCGCGATCGCCGGCCTGTTCGGTACCAAGTTCTTTGGCCTGTTTTCCTCGGAGTCGCGCGGCGGCCGGATCGTGGCCCACACCTCGACGATCCTCGGCGTGGCCATTGCCTGCGTGCTGTCGGTGATGGTGCTGCTCGACGTGATGAACGGCGCGGGCTACAACGGCACCGTCTACGAGTGGATGGCCATCGGCAGCCTGAAGATGGAGGTCGGCTTCCTGGTCGACTCGCTGACCGCGATGATGATGGTCGTGGTGACCTTCGTGTCGCTGATGGTGCATATCTACACCGTCGGCTACATGGACGGGGACCCCGGCTACAACCGCTTCTTTGCCTACATCTCGCTGTTCACCTTCTCGATGCTGATGCTGGTGATGAGCAACAACTTCCTGCAGCTGTTCTTCGGCTGGGAAGCGGTGGGCCTGGTGTCGTACTTGCTGATCGGCTTCTGGTACACCCGCCCGACGGCGATCTTCGCCAACCTGAAGGCGTTCCTGGTCAACCGCGTCGGCGACTTCGGCTTCATCCTGGGCATCGGCCTGCTGCTGGCCTACGCCGGCAGCATGAACTACACCGAAGTATTCGCCGCGCGCGACCAGCTGGCTACCGTGGTTTTCCCGGGCACCGACTGGATGATGATCACCGTCGCCTGCATCTGCCTGTTCATCGGCGCGATGGGCAAGTCGGCGCAGTTCCCGCTGCACGTCTGGCTGCCTGACTCGATGGAAGGCCCGACCCCGATCTCCGCGCTGATCCACGCCGCCACCATGGTGACGGCCGGCATCTTCATGGTCGCGCGCATGTCGCCGCTGTTCGAACTGTCGGATACGGCGCTGTCGTTCGTGCTGGTGATCGGCGCGATCACGGCCCTGTTCATGGGCTTCCTGGGCATCATCCAGAACGACATCAAGCGCGTGGTCGCTTACTCGACGCTGTCGCAGCTGGGCTACATGACCGTGGCGCTGGGCGCTTCGGCGTACTCGGTGGCCGTGTTCCACCTGATGACGCACGCGTTCTTCAAGGCACTGCTGTTCCTCGGCGCGGGCTCGGTCATCATCGGCATGCACCACGACCAGGACATCCGCAACATGGGCGGCCTGCGCAAGTACATGCCGATCACCTGGATCACCTCGCTGGTGGGTTCGCTGGCGCTGATCGGCACGCCGTTCTTCGCGGGCTTCTACTCCAAGGACTCGATCATCGAGGCCGTGGCCGAGTCGCATATCGCCGGTTCGGGCTTTGCCTACTTCGCCGTGCTGGCGGGCGTGTTCGTCACCGCGTTCTACTCGTTCCGGATGTACTTCCTGGTGTTCCATGGCAAGTCGCGCTGGGGCCAGAACCACGCTCACCAGCACCATGAGGGCGACCACGAGGACGAGGAAGTCTCGCACGACCATCACCATGGCCTGTCCGCCGGCGAGACGCCGCACGAGTCGCCGTGGGTGGTGACGCTGCCGCTGGTGCTGCTGGCGATCCCGTCGGTGATCATCGGTGCCATCGCGATCGAGCCGATGCTGTTCGGCAACTTCTTCAAGATGGGCGTCGCGTTCAAGGACGTGATCTTCGTCGGCGAGAATCACCACGCCATGGCCGAGCTGAAGGAAGCCTTCCACGGCTGGGTGCCGATGGCGATTCATTCGCTGACCACGCCTGTGCTGTGGCTGGCGATCGCCGGTGTGGTGCTGTCCTGGTTCTTCTACATGAAGCGCCCGGACATTCCGGAAGCGATCAAGAACCGCTTCTCGGGCCTGTACAAGCTGCTGGACAACAAGTACTACATGGACGCCATCAACCAGGCCGTGTTCGCCCGCGGCGCACGCCTGCTCGGTACCGGCCTGTGGAAGGGCGGCGACCAGAGCCTGATCGACGGCCTGTTCGTCAACGGCGCGGCGCGCGTGGTGGCATCGTTTGCTTCGGCCAGCCGCTACCTGCAGTCGGGCTATATCTACCACTACGCGTTCGCGATGATCGTCGGCATGCTGGTGCTGCTGACGCTGACGGTCACGGGCGTGATCGGCACCAAGTGA
- a CDS encoding NADH-quinone oxidoreductase subunit J, translated as MELTTTIFYVFALVLVLSALKVITAKNPVHAALFLVLSFFTAAAIWMLLQAEFLAILLVLVYVGAVMVLFLFVVMMIDIDIEHLRRDFWTYVPMASIVGALIIAEMAIVLVRNFVGTTTPVAPAGSQEPGYSNTAALGKLIYTDYIYAFEVAGIILLVAIIAAVALTLRRRKDVKAQDVSAQLRTRRDERVRLVPMAAEGQTQQTEAAAAANKN; from the coding sequence ATGGAACTCACGACCACCATCTTCTACGTCTTTGCGCTGGTGCTGGTGCTCTCCGCACTGAAAGTCATCACCGCGAAGAACCCGGTGCACGCCGCACTGTTCCTCGTGCTGTCGTTCTTCACGGCAGCGGCGATCTGGATGCTGCTGCAGGCGGAATTCCTCGCCATCCTGCTGGTGCTGGTCTATGTCGGCGCGGTGATGGTGCTGTTCCTGTTCGTGGTGATGATGATCGATATCGACATCGAGCACCTGCGCCGCGACTTCTGGACCTACGTGCCGATGGCCTCGATCGTGGGCGCGCTGATCATCGCCGAGATGGCGATCGTGCTGGTGCGCAACTTCGTCGGCACCACCACGCCGGTGGCACCGGCCGGCTCGCAGGAGCCGGGCTACTCGAACACCGCGGCGCTGGGCAAGCTGATCTACACCGACTACATCTACGCCTTCGAAGTGGCCGGCATCATCCTGCTGGTGGCCATCATCGCCGCCGTGGCGCTGACCCTGCGCCGCCGCAAGGACGTCAAGGCCCAGGACGTGTCGGCGCAGCTGCGCACCCGCCGCGACGAACGCGTGCGCCTGGTGCCGATGGCCGCCGAAGGCCAGACCCAGCAGACGGAAGCCGCGGCTGCCGCCAATAAGAACTAA
- a CDS encoding DUF2818 family protein, translated as MSASASGWFVILLALVCANLPFVNQRLFAVIPLRQARKPLWLRLLELIVWFGVAGAAGFAVEANLGGTFTQGWQFYAITACMMLVFAFPGFTWQYLVKHRTA; from the coding sequence ATGAGCGCCTCCGCAAGCGGCTGGTTTGTCATCCTGCTGGCACTGGTCTGTGCGAACCTGCCGTTCGTGAACCAGCGCCTGTTCGCGGTGATCCCGCTGCGGCAGGCGCGCAAGCCGCTGTGGCTGCGCCTGCTCGAACTGATCGTCTGGTTCGGGGTGGCCGGCGCCGCCGGCTTCGCGGTGGAGGCCAACCTGGGCGGCACGTTTACGCAGGGCTGGCAGTTCTACGCCATCACGGCCTGCATGATGCTGGTGTTTGCCTTTCCGGGCTTCACCTGGCAATACCTCGTCAAACACCGCACGGCCTGA
- the nuoG gene encoding NADH-quinone oxidoreductase subunit NuoG, which yields MVELEIDGKKVEVAEGSLVMEAARKLGTYIPHFCYHRKLSIAANCRMCLVEVEKAPKALPACATPVTPGMKVFTNSEKAVKAQKSVMEFLLINHPLDCPICDQGGECQLQDLAVGYGASESRYKEEKRVVFHKNVGPLISMEEMTRCIHCTRCVRFGQEVAGVMELGMLNRGEHSEITTFVGKTVDSELSGNMIDLCPVGALTSKPFRYSARTWELARRKSVSPHDGLGANLVVQTKNQRVMRVLPLENEDINECWISDKDRFSYEGLNSADRLTRPLLKQGGEWMETDWQTALEYVANGLAGIKREHGADQIAALASPHSTLEELFLLGKLMRGLGSDNVDFRLRQTDFSAALKGAPWLGMPVADVTTLQRALVIGSSLRKDHPLLASRLRQAAKKGARVTVLGAGGEDLLMPATRIDVAPSGWTAALAGVARAVAAAKGVAAPAGTEGFDGGDTAAKAAEALLSGERRAVFLGNEAVRHPQFSALHALAQWIATETGATLGFLTEAANTVGGYIAGALPQQGGANAQAMLATPRKAYILLNTEPEFDAADPRQALAALAQAGTVVVLSPFRSEAAMQYADVILPVTPFTETAGTFVNCEGKPQSFNGVVRALGESRPGWKVLRVLGNLLDVTGFDYETAESVRAEVLSAPVEAQLDNATDAPIRVAAAAANGIERIADVPIYHADPIVRRAESLQLSAAARRAMQIALPADLFASLGIQSGDPVRVTQGQGSVVLPAVLEATLPANTVRVPAATPAAMSLGAMFGTVTVEKAIDLAPATGTVATA from the coding sequence ATGGTTGAACTAGAGATCGACGGCAAGAAGGTTGAGGTTGCTGAGGGCAGCCTGGTGATGGAAGCGGCCCGCAAGCTGGGCACCTACATCCCGCACTTCTGCTACCACCGCAAATTGTCCATCGCGGCCAACTGCCGCATGTGCCTGGTCGAGGTCGAGAAGGCCCCGAAGGCGCTGCCTGCCTGCGCCACGCCGGTGACCCCCGGCATGAAGGTCTTCACCAATTCGGAGAAGGCAGTCAAGGCGCAGAAGTCCGTGATGGAATTCCTGCTGATCAACCACCCGCTGGACTGCCCGATCTGCGATCAGGGCGGCGAGTGCCAGCTGCAGGACCTGGCCGTGGGCTACGGTGCCTCGGAGTCGCGCTACAAGGAAGAGAAGCGCGTGGTGTTCCACAAGAACGTGGGCCCGCTGATCTCCATGGAGGAGATGACCCGCTGCATCCACTGCACCCGCTGCGTGCGCTTCGGCCAGGAAGTGGCCGGCGTGATGGAGCTGGGCATGCTCAACCGCGGCGAGCACTCGGAAATCACCACCTTCGTCGGCAAGACCGTCGACTCGGAACTGTCGGGCAACATGATCGACCTGTGCCCGGTCGGCGCGCTGACCAGCAAGCCGTTCCGCTACTCGGCCCGTACCTGGGAACTGGCGCGCCGCAAGTCGGTGTCGCCGCACGACGGCCTGGGCGCCAACCTGGTGGTGCAGACCAAGAACCAGCGCGTGATGCGCGTGCTGCCGCTGGAAAACGAAGACATCAACGAGTGCTGGATCTCCGACAAGGACCGCTTCTCGTATGAAGGCCTGAACAGCGCCGACCGCCTGACCCGCCCGCTGCTGAAGCAGGGCGGCGAATGGATGGAAACCGACTGGCAGACCGCGCTGGAGTACGTGGCCAATGGCCTGGCCGGCATCAAGCGCGAACACGGCGCTGACCAGATCGCCGCGCTGGCCAGCCCGCACAGCACGCTGGAAGAGCTGTTCCTGCTGGGCAAGCTGATGCGTGGCCTGGGCAGCGACAACGTCGACTTCCGCCTGCGCCAGACCGATTTCTCGGCCGCGCTGAAGGGCGCGCCGTGGCTGGGCATGCCGGTGGCCGACGTGACCACGCTGCAACGCGCGCTGGTGATCGGCTCGTCGCTGCGCAAGGACCATCCGCTGCTGGCCTCGCGCCTGCGCCAGGCGGCCAAGAAGGGCGCCCGCGTGACCGTGCTGGGTGCCGGCGGTGAAGACCTGCTGATGCCTGCCACCCGTATCGACGTGGCCCCGTCGGGCTGGACCGCCGCGCTGGCCGGCGTGGCCCGTGCCGTGGCCGCCGCCAAGGGCGTGGCCGCCCCGGCCGGCACCGAAGGCTTCGATGGCGGCGATACCGCCGCCAAGGCCGCCGAAGCGCTGCTGTCCGGCGAGCGCCGTGCCGTGTTCCTCGGCAACGAGGCCGTGCGCCATCCGCAGTTCTCGGCGCTGCACGCGCTGGCACAGTGGATCGCCACCGAAACCGGCGCCACGCTGGGCTTCCTGACCGAAGCGGCCAACACCGTCGGCGGCTATATCGCCGGCGCGCTGCCGCAGCAGGGCGGCGCCAATGCGCAGGCCATGCTGGCCACGCCGCGCAAGGCCTACATCCTGCTGAACACCGAACCCGAGTTCGACGCCGCCGACCCGCGCCAGGCGCTGGCCGCGCTGGCCCAGGCCGGCACCGTGGTGGTGCTGTCGCCGTTCCGCTCGGAAGCGGCCATGCAGTACGCCGACGTGATCCTGCCGGTGACGCCGTTCACGGAAACCGCGGGCACCTTCGTCAACTGCGAAGGCAAGCCGCAGAGCTTCAACGGCGTGGTGCGCGCGCTGGGCGAATCGCGCCCGGGCTGGAAGGTGCTGCGCGTGCTGGGCAACCTGCTGGACGTGACCGGCTTCGACTACGAAACCGCCGAATCGGTGCGCGCCGAAGTGCTGTCGGCCCCGGTCGAGGCGCAACTGGACAACGCCACCGATGCGCCGATCCGCGTGGCAGCCGCTGCCGCCAACGGCATCGAGCGCATCGCCGACGTGCCGATCTACCATGCCGACCCGATCGTGCGCCGCGCCGAGTCGCTGCAGCTGAGCGCCGCCGCGCGCCGCGCCATGCAGATCGCGCTGCCGGCCGACCTGTTCGCCAGCCTGGGCATCCAGTCCGGCGATCCGGTGCGGGTCACGCAAGGGCAGGGCAGCGTGGTGCTGCCGGCCGTGCTCGAAGCCACGCTGCCGGCCAATACCGTGCGGGTGCCGGCGGCGACGCCGGCGGCGATGAGCCTGGGCGCGATGTTCGGCACCGTCACCGTAGAGAAGGCCATTGACCTGGCGCCGGCCACCGGCACCGTGGCCACGGCGTAA
- the nuoN gene encoding NADH-quinone oxidoreductase subunit NuoN, which produces MQPSSTLAPVAPIIFLAIAIAAINWIDLARGKGKQSVAYPLSLLTTLVLTAWFGMNAATGETHYAFANLVVIDPMANVLSAFCAAGLFVTLVYTRRYLAERDMFAGEFYMLALFTLGGQIVMITGNNFLTLYLGLELLSLSSYALVALRRESRVTSESAMKYFVLGALASGFLLYGISMMYGATGSLNLGEVFRAVESGRINTTMLAFGVVFIVAGLSFKLGAAPFHMWIPDIYQGSPTAVTLLIAGGPKVAAFALFIRVLVEGLLPLASDWQMMLVVLSIISLAIGNLTAIVQSNLKRMLAYSTISHMGFVLLGLLSGVVANKADGAADAYSSAMFYSVTYLLTTLGTFGIILLRTSKGFEAETLEDLKGMSRRNPWFAFLMLVMMFSLAGIPPTVGFYAKLAVLDAVVQAGMTWLAVVAVLFSLIGAFYYLRIVKLMYFDAPVGEEQLEATFGLRSMLSVNGAAVILLGLFPAALMNLCYQAIRSTLGS; this is translated from the coding sequence ATGCAACCGTCCTCGACACTCGCCCCCGTGGCGCCGATCATCTTCCTGGCGATCGCCATCGCCGCGATCAACTGGATCGACCTGGCCCGCGGCAAGGGCAAGCAGAGCGTGGCGTATCCGCTGTCGCTGCTGACCACGCTGGTGCTGACCGCCTGGTTCGGCATGAACGCCGCCACCGGCGAGACGCACTACGCGTTCGCCAACCTGGTCGTGATCGACCCGATGGCCAACGTGCTGTCGGCATTCTGCGCCGCCGGCCTGTTCGTCACGCTGGTCTATACGCGCCGCTATCTGGCCGAGCGCGACATGTTCGCCGGCGAGTTCTACATGCTGGCGCTGTTCACGCTGGGCGGCCAGATCGTGATGATCACCGGCAACAACTTCCTGACCCTGTACCTGGGCCTGGAACTGCTGTCGCTGTCGTCGTACGCGCTGGTGGCGCTGCGCCGCGAGTCGCGCGTGACTTCCGAATCGGCGATGAAGTACTTCGTGCTGGGCGCGCTGGCTTCGGGCTTCCTGCTGTACGGCATTTCGATGATGTACGGCGCCACCGGGTCGCTGAACCTGGGCGAGGTGTTCCGCGCGGTCGAGTCCGGCCGCATCAACACCACCATGCTGGCCTTCGGCGTGGTCTTCATCGTCGCCGGCCTGTCGTTCAAGCTGGGCGCCGCGCCGTTCCACATGTGGATTCCGGACATCTACCAGGGCTCGCCGACCGCGGTGACGCTGCTGATTGCCGGCGGCCCGAAGGTGGCGGCGTTCGCGCTGTTCATCCGCGTGCTGGTCGAGGGCCTGCTGCCGCTGGCCAGCGACTGGCAGATGATGCTGGTGGTGCTGTCTATCATCTCGCTGGCGATCGGCAACCTGACCGCCATCGTGCAGAGCAACCTGAAGCGGATGCTGGCGTACTCCACCATCTCGCACATGGGCTTTGTGCTGCTGGGCCTGCTTTCCGGCGTGGTCGCCAACAAGGCCGACGGCGCCGCCGATGCCTACAGCTCGGCGATGTTCTACTCGGTGACCTACCTGCTGACCACGCTGGGCACCTTCGGCATCATCCTGCTGCGCACCAGCAAGGGCTTCGAGGCCGAGACGCTGGAAGACCTGAAGGGCATGTCGCGCCGCAACCCGTGGTTCGCCTTCCTGATGCTGGTGATGATGTTCTCGCTGGCCGGCATCCCGCCGACCGTGGGCTTCTACGCCAAGCTTGCCGTGCTCGACGCGGTGGTCCAGGCCGGCATGACGTGGCTGGCGGTGGTGGCCGTGCTGTTCTCGCTGATCGGCGCGTTCTACTACCTGCGCATCGTCAAGCTGATGTACTTCGATGCCCCCGTCGGCGAAGAGCAACTGGAAGCCACCTTTGGCCTGCGTTCGATGCTGAGCGTGAACGGCGCCGCGGTGATCCTGCTGGGCCTGTTCCCGGCCGCGCTGATGAACCTGTGCTACCAGGCCATCCGCTCGACCCTGGGCTCCTGA
- the nuoI gene encoding NADH-quinone oxidoreductase subunit NuoI: MLLAIKDFFNSLLLKELFKGMALTGRYLFARKITVQFPEEKTPISPRFRGLHALRRYPNGEERCIACKLCEAVCPALAITIESDARADGTRRTTRYDIDLTKCIFCGFCEEACPVDAIVETQILEYHGEKRGDLYFTKDMLLAVGDRYEPQIAAAKAADAKYR; the protein is encoded by the coding sequence ATGCTGCTCGCCATCAAGGACTTCTTCAACAGCCTGCTCCTGAAGGAACTCTTCAAGGGCATGGCCCTGACCGGCCGCTATCTCTTCGCGCGCAAGATCACGGTCCAGTTCCCGGAAGAGAAGACGCCGATCTCGCCGCGTTTCCGCGGGCTGCACGCGCTGCGCCGCTACCCCAACGGGGAAGAGCGCTGCATCGCCTGCAAGCTGTGCGAGGCGGTGTGCCCGGCGCTGGCCATCACGATCGAGTCCGACGCGCGCGCCGACGGCACGCGCCGCACCACGCGCTATGACATCGACCTGACCAAGTGCATCTTCTGCGGCTTCTGCGAAGAGGCCTGCCCGGTCGACGCCATCGTCGAAACCCAGATCCTGGAATACCACGGCGAAAAGCGCGGCGACCTGTACTTCACCAAGGACATGCTGCTGGCCGTGGGCGACCGCTACGAGCCGCAGATCGCGGCGGCCAAGGCTGCCGACGCGAAGTACCGCTAA
- the nuoH gene encoding NADH-quinone oxidoreductase subunit NuoH, protein MIDWITSQGQGVLGAYWTPLWILIRAVIIVVPLLLCVAYLILWERKLIGWMHVRIGPNRVGPLGLLQPIADVLKLLLKEVMMPTQVSRGMYLIAPLMVLMPAVAIWAVIPFQAEVVMADVNAGLLYVMAISSVGVYGVILAGWASNSKYAFIGAMRAAAQMVSYEIAMGFALVTVLMVAGSLNLSAIVNGQNTGYFADMGINILSWNWLPLLPMFGVYFISGVAETNRHPFDVVEGESEIVAGHMIEYSGMGFALFFLAEYINMIIISTMTALMFLGGWAPPFESVVTNAIPGFFWLLIKVFLLLSVFIWIRASFPRYRYDQIMRLGWKVFIPLTVAWLIIVAIWIKSPWNIWH, encoded by the coding sequence ATGATTGACTGGATTACCTCGCAAGGGCAGGGCGTACTGGGGGCGTACTGGACGCCGCTGTGGATCCTGATCCGCGCCGTGATCATCGTGGTGCCGCTGCTGCTGTGCGTGGCTTACCTGATCCTGTGGGAGCGCAAGCTGATCGGCTGGATGCACGTCCGTATCGGCCCGAACCGCGTCGGCCCGCTCGGCCTGCTGCAGCCGATCGCCGACGTGCTGAAGCTGCTGCTCAAGGAAGTCATGATGCCCACGCAGGTCAGCCGGGGCATGTACCTGATCGCCCCGCTGATGGTGCTGATGCCGGCCGTGGCGATCTGGGCGGTGATTCCGTTCCAGGCCGAGGTGGTGATGGCCGACGTCAACGCCGGCCTGCTGTACGTGATGGCGATCAGCTCGGTCGGCGTGTACGGCGTGATCCTGGCCGGCTGGGCCTCGAACTCCAAGTACGCCTTCATCGGCGCGATGCGCGCCGCGGCGCAGATGGTGTCGTATGAAATCGCCATGGGCTTTGCCCTGGTGACGGTGCTGATGGTTGCCGGCAGCCTGAACCTGTCGGCCATCGTCAACGGCCAGAACACCGGCTACTTCGCCGACATGGGCATCAACATCCTGTCGTGGAACTGGCTGCCGCTGCTGCCGATGTTCGGGGTGTACTTCATCTCGGGCGTGGCCGAAACCAACCGCCACCCGTTCGACGTGGTCGAAGGCGAATCGGAAATCGTGGCCGGCCACATGATCGAATACTCGGGCATGGGCTTCGCGCTGTTCTTCCTGGCCGAGTACATCAACATGATCATCATCTCGACGATGACCGCGCTGATGTTCCTGGGCGGCTGGGCGCCTCCGTTCGAGAGCGTGGTGACCAACGCCATCCCCGGCTTCTTCTGGCTGCTGATCAAGGTATTCCTGCTGCTGTCGGTGTTCATCTGGATTCGTGCCTCGTTCCCGCGCTACCGCTATGACCAGATCATGCGCCTGGGCTGGAAGGTGTTCATTCCCCTGACCGTGGCCTGGCTGATCATCGTGGCGATCTGGATCAAGTCGCCGTGGAACATCTGGCACTGA